From the Paenibacillus sp. MMS20-IR301 genome, the window TTGTGCATCTCATCGAACATATCGTCGTAGAACTGCAGCCCCTTCTCATTCGGCCCCGCATCATCGCCATTCGGGAAAATCCGCGACCAGTTGATGGACATGCGGAACACCTTGAAGCCAAGCTCCCCGAACAGGGCGATATCCTCCTTGAACCGGTGATAGAAATCAATGCCGTACCGCTTCGGATACCCCTCCGCCGAGCCATGCTGCATCGCCCGCTCGATCGATTCACTGGTGACATGCATCAGCTCTTTGAGGTTGGTGTAGTCTTTTTTCTTGAAATACGGGACCATATCGGCTGTGGACAAGCCTTTGCCGTCTGCGTCATATGCGCCTTCCGCCTGGTTGGCGGCGATAGCGCCGCCCCATAGGAAGCCATCCGGGAATGTGGTCATTTCGTCATCTCCTACGGTGAATTTAGTTTATTAAAAATGAAACATGAACATTCAAAAAGGCAGGCGTAACTGCGGGATGTTTGGGCTTCCGGCCGCTGTTATGTTTGGATTTCCTGAATTTATTCCGCTGGCAGCGGTAGTAATCCAAACATAAAGGCGGGCGCTATCGCTCCTACAGCTCCAAACCTCCCTCCGTTACTGATAGCCTTTTATTTAGTTTGAGTAAATCAGAGCTGCCAAAATTTAAAGCCTAACCTGGTCGCTTGGTTCCGGTGTCACCAAGCTCAAACTCAGGCTAAGACCGGAGCTGGCGCCTGGAAATAACTCAGGCTAAGCTCCAAATTAAAGATCAAAAAAACTGGAATCAAAAGCTACTCCCGCAAATATTACAGCTCCGCCGCAAGCACCGGCTCGCCAATGCTGACAGCGCCAAGCTTAAGCGGCAAAATCTGCTTGTAATCGGCGGTGTTGGTAACGACCATGGCGGTCGTAATATCGTAGCTCTTCGCAATCTGCGCCAGATCGAAGGTTAACAGCTTATCGCCAGCCTGGATTACATCGCCGGCCTGTACATGAGCCTCGAAGAACTGGCCGCGCAGCTTCACGGTATTGATGCCGACATGAATCAGCAGCTCCATGCCCTCAGTGTTGCGGATAACCATCGCATGCTTGGTTTTGAAGACATTCATCACAGTGCCGCTGACTGGCGATACGAGTTCACCTGCAGTTGGCACAAATGCAATCCCTTTGCCCATCAGCTCATCGCCGAAGGTAGGGTCATTGACCTCTTTTAACGGAATCGCCTTACCTGTCATTGGGGCATAAGCGGTGCTGTCTGCTGTAGCGAGAGCAGGTTCTGCTTCAACCTCTATCGGAGCGGCCGGAGCTTGTTCAGCTGGCTTAGCCGCAATACTGCCGGAAATCTGCTCGGCGTCATCAGCCTCTTCTTCAATACCTAGCATTACAGTGACAACAGCCGCAACTGCAAAGGCAATGACCATCCCGCCAAAAGCATACCAGAACGTCTGTCCAACCAGTCCCGGCAGACCCGGGATACCGCCGTTACCAGCCAGGGCGTAAGCCTTGGCACCGAATGCGAGAGCAAAACCGCCGCCCGCTGCACTCCCGATCATTGCCGCGATGAACGGCTTTTTGTATTTCATATTTACGCCGTACATGGCTGGCTCTGTTACGCCCATAAGGGCGGTGAAGCTGGTGGATAAAGCGACGGATTTCAGCTTTTTGTTCTTGGCCCGGAAGAATACACCCAGTGTTGCCCCTGCCTGTCCCATGTTGGAGATGTAAGTCAGCGGCAGGAATTTGTCGAAGCCGAGTGTTGCCAGGTTGCTGATAATGACCGGAACGAGCGCATAGTGCATACCAGTCATAATAATCAGCGCCATTGCTCCGCCAAGCACGATCCCGGCGAACAAGCCGCCTTCATTCAGCAGCCAGTTAATGCCGCCGGACAAGCCGTCACCGATGAACGTACCCAGCGGTCCAATGGCAATCAGTGTCACTGGAACCATGACAAGAAGCGAGATCAGCGGAACAAGCAGCAGCTTAAGGGACGCGGGAATGAAGCGGTCTACCGTCTTTTCCACATAGGAGAGCAGCCAGATTGCCAGCAGAGCCGGAATAACGGACGAACCGTAAGATACCGCCGTTACGGGAATATGAAGGAAGGACACCGGGTTGCCGCTGGAGAGCAGCGCCCCCATATCCGGGTACATCAGCGCTGCGCCGACACCGACCGCGATAAACGGATTACTGCCGAACTTCCGCGCTGCGCTGAACGAGATCAGGATCGGCAGGAAGTAGAATACGCCATCGCCGATTGCCGACAGAATACGGTACGTATCGGTTCCGGCCGTCAGCCATCCCAGAGTGACGAACAGGGCGAGCAGCCCCTTGAGGATACCGGCCGCTGTAATTGCCGGAAGCATTGGTGCGAAGACGCCGGCAATCGTTTCAAAGATTTTCAGAATAACATTCTGCTTCTTCCCGTCTTCCTTCTTGCCGCCTTCTGAGGACTGCTTAAGGGCCGGATATGCCTTCACCATCTCATCGAACACCTTCGGCACATCATTGCCGATGATGACCTGGAACTGCTCGCCGGAGATGTTGGTGCCCATGACCATATCCAGCTTTTTAAGCGCGGCCTGATCGGCCTTGTTGTTATCCTTCAGCTCGAAGCGCAGCCGAGTTACGCAGTGGTATACCGACTTTACGTTCGATACTCCGCCTACCTTCTCGACGATTTGCTGCGCGGTTTCCTGATGTTTCATGAATGTTCCCCCTAAATTATTCTAATAAAAAAACCCGAATGAACGCCTGCAGCTGCGCCAAATACGCCTGCCGGTCTTCATCCGGGTTTTGCCTGATTGAACAGTAACAAGCCCCTTGTTATTTGGTTTTCATCAGCCGTTCCAGATGCAGGGTCAGATACAGCTGCTCGGAATGGGTCATGATGTACTCGTAGTTCTTCAGGATAAACGATTCAATCTTGCGGATGCATTTGAAGGTGTCGGGATAATTCTTCTTGACCACCTTGTACAAATACTCCTCGGTATCATCATGGCTGGAATGGGTAATTGCACGCTGGCAAAAATATTTAAGATGCGTAATGAATCTGAAATAGTTGACACTGTCCTCGTCCAAATCCACGCCGAAATGATATTTGATAATGTTCATAATCTCCTGCAGCAGCTGCATCATATGCGTCACATCATTCATCGAATCATTGACTTCCGCATTGATGAAATGAAGCGCGATATTGCAGATCTCCTCCTTGGGAAAATCAATCCCCAGCCGCTCCCGCAGGATCGTCAGCGCTTCCCTCGCCACATCATACTCGGCTTTGTAGAAATGCTGCACCTCCCAGGATAACGGGTTACGGATAATCTGCTCCCGCTCCATACGCTGCACCGCAAAATGGATATGATCCGAAAGCGATACATAAATCCCGTCGCTGATTCCCTTATTAAGCTGCATCCGCGCCAGGCTTACAATATCGTCAGTCACCTGCAGAATCTCAACCGGCATCTCCGTTACAATCGCCTTGAAGCGTTCGTAAATGGATGAATCCTGCAGACGGAACACCTTCTCCACCCGTGATTCATCGATAGGATCACCAGCCCGGAACTGGAAACCGATACCCCGGCCGAGGATAAGCAGCTCCTGATCCTTATCATCCACAGTGCTGACGATATTATTGTTAAAGATTTGTTTAATTATCACTTTCAACCCACCTGTTTTTGAGGAATAAAAAAGGGCAAAACAACAACGGAAACGAATCATCATTCCCATTGTGGTTTTGCCCGCATTACCGGTAACAAGCCTCGGAAACAATTTATCATATGCTGAAAACGGTGTCAACCGTTTGTTTGAAAATCTGCTTTTGCTAATTATGCCCACGGCAGTACTCTTTTTATGAGCGGCTCGATGGTGGAAGCATTGAGTGTAAGGATACATGGACTGCAGCGGCTTCGTGGACTCCGGTGACTTTTGCAACAGTGCTTCCTTTTTTCAGCGGCTATAGTTAGGTCATACGATTCAGTGGAAAATTATGTATTACGGAAAGGGAGTCAGTCCCATGCAGGCAGACGCAAACGGAAATGAAGGACTATTCGCAGTTAGGCGGGTTCCTGCCGGATTCATACTTGGCCTGATTGGCCTGGAAATGTTTTTTGCGCTGGCAGTGAACCTTGTGTTCTTTGAGCGCGGTACGTTTAACGGTATCAAAACGCTGACAAACGGGTGGATAAACCCCACTCTATGTGCGGGTCTGCTGGGCCTCGCGGTCATCGTTGTTATTTATTTGCTCGTAATTGCCAGGATTCCGCTGCGGGAGCTGGGGCTGAAACGGGAAAATCTGCTTACCGGAGTCTTAGGGACTGTCCTCTTCTGGATTGCCATTAACATTATGGCTGCCGTGATGTCGCTCCTTGCCGGAGACGGTCTTGAATGGAACAGTAAACTGGCTGAATTCCCGAATCTGTATCTGGGTGCTTTACTTGCACAATTGTTCGGCAATGCCCTGCTGGAGGAGATTATCTTCCGGGGGTTCCTGTTCGTGCAGCTGTATGACTGGTTGTCCAGAGTGCGGAAGCCGTCAGCCCGCATACTCTGGGCGATGCTGCTTACACATGTTCTCTTTGCCCTCATGCATATTCCCAACCGGATCTATAGCGGCTACAGCGGACCCGAATTTGTGTTTGATTTTGTCCAGCTTGTGCTGCTGGGTATGTTATTTGCACTTTTCTACGTTTTGACCGAGAATCTGTTTATTGTTGTGGGTATCCATTCCCTAATGAATGTGAATCTCTCCATCTGGAACAGCAGTTATGTTACTGCCGCTACACTTACCGCTGCGGGACTGGCCGCCGTTCTTCTGCTGCTCTTGCGGAGAAAGAAATTACAACAGGCAGATTCCGTGATACATTATTGACTGTTTAACTGTAAAAAAAGCAAGACCCTCTCGCGGACGGAGCCGCAGAGTCTTGCTTAATAGGTGCTAATTACCCGTGCGGACAGGCTCTAGTGCGTTTATCTGGGATACCGCGTAAGTCAGCTCCGTCAACGCAGAACTCAAATCAGCAATGATAAGCCGCATCTCCTCATAAGGGGGCACAAACGCTTGGCCGAATTCAAAGGTATAGCTGTAAATTTTCGGTTTGGAAGGGTCTGTTAAATGACGGCTATAGGCATAATCCTGTGTCGTCCCGCTGGTATAATACAACCGGGCTGACTCTTCAACCTTGTAGGATTTACCCCGTACGGCTTGTAACGCTGCGTTCATCCGGTTTCCCAGTTCACGCTCCAGTTTCTCATCCTGCGGCGTAATGTATTCTTTGTAGCTGTCTTTTATAGTCTGAGGACTTTTGCCGGAAGCTCCACGTATTCCGTTGAACTGCTGATTCTTGAAATTCTGATTGGGGTCAGTGGTTTGGTTATTGTCATCCCCCCAGTTGTACATGATTTTCTCGCCAAAGCTATGAATATCTACATAGAAGCGGATTTGCGGATACGTATCCAGAAGATACTTGATATTTTGTGATTCCGGCTCGGAGAATGGGGCTGGTCCAAGGTAAATCAGACTGTTTTTATCTGCTGAGGTACCGATTGTACTTCCCCACAAGAAATCAAAATTCCGGTTCAAATCAACGCCCATCGGGTTCCCGTTCTCATCCGGCCGGCGGTTCTTCCGCCACCAGAAGCCATTGCCCGCCTCTTCATCACGAAATGAGTGGTGCTTCTGATGATTCTCCTGGCTATAAATCTTGCCATCCGGATTAACCTCCGGAAAGATAATCAGGTCCACAGAATCCAGCGCCTGCTTGATTTGTTCATAAGCAAAGCTTTTATTCCCATACTGAATAGGCTGCCTGCTTGTATAGGCCTGGACGAGCTTGGTTAACAAGTTAATGCAAATGTCAGAACCACCCCACTCGCGAGCATGGACATTGCCTGTAATCAGAATGGCCGGTTTAATTCTGGCTTGCTGCGGAGCGGCACTGAGCTTAACCGCACGGCATGTCCGTCCCTCCCACGTCCGGTTGGGAAGCGTGATCAGCGAGACCAGTCCCGGATTGTTCCGGCTAAGCTGCAGCAATGTATTATCGATCTCGTCCACGGTCATATAACCGCCCCGAATCGAATCAGCAGTAAAATCTGCAGAAGCAGTACCCTGGTCTGACTCCATACGGTTTCCGTGATATATCTCCTGTAGCCGCTCAGCAGGAATATCCGTAGCGTCCAGTTCAATCTCCAGAGTGTAGCCTTCTTTCTTCAACAGCTCCAGCTGCTCTTCGGATAGAATTCCCGAGACGGAATAATCTGCCTCTGTAATTTGCTTGGCACTGCTTCTTACCAGATCCAGACTGTAATTCTCCAGCTCATGCAGCTTCTGCAGCGATGAAGCATGAATAAGCGCTTGTAATATTTTCACTTGTATCATCCTTTCTTCTGTTTTTAAATTGGCAAATTAAATGAAGGACCAGCTTGATAACTGGTCCTTCCTACGGCTATCTCGACAGCTGTGCAGACTTGTGAGTCTTGTGGCTACACTCGCTGACCGGACGTTCCATATGGCCCTGATCGTCTGTGCACCACGACTGCGACTGGAAGGCGAGGAACAGCCCCAGCCATTTGTCCTCCTGCTCGAAATGAATCACAATTCCGCCATCCTGCCAGATGCCGTCGTCTCCAACAAAAGGCTCAACGTTCCCTTGATTCATATGGATATTGTGAATCCCCCCCGGAAACGGCTCGCCGTATACATATATTTTGGCGGTATCATCCTCAATAGCACGTTGCAGATAGGCGTCGACTTTCTCATTCAGGTCATTGTCCGGACCATCAGCATTGTATGGGAGGGCAATCATCTTGGACGGGTCAAACAATCCGCCGCGGATGTAGTCTAAGGCAATTTCATCACGGTTTGATTTATCAATTTTAGTAAAACCATCTTTTAGTTCCTGCAGATGGGTAATTTGCTCAGAATTGAATTGATCACCGACCAGGTAGAGCAGCTCTGAGGGGGTAATTTTCGATTGAACGTTGATGGCCAATTTATATTTTTTATTAGCAGCCTTAACTACAGCATGATAATGCGGGGTGCTGTCCCTTGTAGTTGGTGCAGGTGTTCCTTGAATGATCTTTCCTTTTAACACTCCGTATGGATTCAGTGGCATAATAATCGTCTCCTTTAATGTGTTGTTTGTCGTGTATATGCTTGCTTCAATCGCTCAAGTGCCCATTTCGTTTTGGACATATCCTGCTCGAGCAGCAGATTAGCCTCTTTAAACAGAGTAATGAATTGTTGGTGCTTGTCCGCCGCTTCGGCTTCGGTGGCATTCTTAATTTTCATTGTTGCTTCAGCCATACGCTCTGAGCCGATGGTCCAGATTTCCAGATGCACTCTCTCCTGCTCCCATTCGGTTCGATATTTCCCGGACTTGATCGGACCCATTACCCGGGTATCTGCCGCAGACTTGAAGACACTGCTGTCTTTAAAAGGCTGCGGGGCCTTCTCGAGGATCACCTCCTTCCACTGTCCCTCAGGCTTGTCTTCCAGAGCAACATCAAAGTCTTTGGCCAGAGATAACGCCTGCTTCTTGTACCCCCACTCGACTTCAGTCTCATATTTACCGGGTGTGAATCCTTCAGCAACCGCCTGCTTCATAGCACTATTCAAATCCTTATAATCTCTGATGCGTCTCTTGTAGGTCAGCTCCCATTTCTCCTCTTTGAAGCGGCTGCGGACAATCCAGCCTGTCTCATAAAGCCTCAATTCAGGTGTATCGAGCAGGTGAATTTGCATTTTGTCCTTGAGCTTAAAGCTTAGTCCGGCTATCTTCGAAAGCAGTTGTCCATCTCCCGCCAGCACCTGCTTAGGGTCAAGGAAAAGCTTGAACTCAAAAGACATTCCTTCGGGCATGATTGAACCTCCTTGTCAGGTTATTGATTATGAATAAGGGGTCAGATCCGGTTTATTGTGTCTCCAATACTCGGCCAGCAGCTCCGGCGCGGTTAGAAAGAGCAACCCGTTGCCTTCTTCTGCCTTGAGGCTGCCCAGCGGCAAAGTGCATCTGACAATCTGCGCATATAACTCAGCTTCCGTTAACTTGCGGTTAAATTGCGATTCACTCTGGTAATAGTTGATCACAAGGGCTAATGCCCCGGCTACATGCGGAGAAGACATCGAGGTACCTGAAATCACTTTATAGGGTTCGTTGGGGTCAGGTACCAGATCAAGGGGGTAACAGGACAGCACATCGACACCGGGGGCAGTCAGGTCAACCTCATTATTCTTCGTCAGGAGCTCGGCATGCTCTCCGCTAAAATCAACCGCGCCTACAGAGGTGCATTCGTTGTATGCTGCCGGGTAACGTTTCTCATTCCGGTCGCTGTTCCCAGCTGCGCAGACTACGATGATGCCTGCATCTACTGCCCGCTTGATAGCTTCATGCATTTCATCATGACCAGCTCCGGCAGAGAAGGACATATTGATGATCTGTACCTGCATTTTAATAGCGTAATCAATCGCTTCTGCAATCCATTCTGGACGGCCGCTCCCTTTGCGGTTCAGCACCTTCAGAATCAGCAGCTCTGCTTCCGGTGCCACTCCGACAACTCCCTTGCCGTTCTTGGTTGCTGCAATGGTTCCGGCCACATGGGTGCCGTGCCCATTGTAATCCTTGTAGCTCTCCTTGGCGCCTCCGTCATCATCGGTGAAATTCTGCCCACCGGTAATCCGGTCCTTCAGATCCGGGTGGTCTTGGTCGCACCCCGTATCCAGAACAGCAATGGTTACACCTTTGCCGTATTTCCCTTTCTCCCAAAAGGCCGGAGCCTGGATCATCTGCACCCCCTTGGGGATTTCCTGAATATGGCGCGTGACATCATCGGCTTGATAAGGCTGAAGCTCTACGGCATCACTTGTGAGTGTACTTATTGCTGACATTGCATAGCCTCCACTCCGTTTATTGATTGTGAGACGGCTTGTACACACTGAAATCAATCCGGTCAGCCAATTCAGGGAGATCAATAAACGGATTCCGGTTGCCCTGGATGGCAAAGATCTCCTGATTTCTGTGCTTCTCATATTTCAGGTTGGGCGGGAAGTCCTTATGCCACTTCAGGAGTACGTTTATGTCCTGTTGCTCAGCATATTCTTTGATAATTTTATCCGGATAGCGGAGGATGAAATAGAGCATTGCTCTGGCTACCACACCTTTGGCATATTCGGGTTCAAACTCGCCGTCAGCCGCACCGCCACCGCCTACGCCCTTGCCACATTCCCCCCGCACTGTATCTGTTCTGAACTCCTCGGGTTTGTAGTCAGCAAAATCGACATATCGTTTATTTCCTCTGAATGAGTTGCATTTTTCTTCACAATAAAACAAATGATGCATATCACCACGCATCGGTTCGGCCTTTTTAAACCAGGATTGAGGTACGACATGTTCAACATTCACGGCATGTCCTGAATCGCTTGTCTCACTTTCTGCAGCAGCCATAGCAGCATCTTCCTCAATAACCTTATGCGGTTCGGCTTCTTTGCCGGAATAAATACTTCGCAGCATTTTGTCGTCGTGCAGATCAACGGAGCCTTTCAGATAGTCGTCACTTTTTTTGTAACGGACTTCCTCTGTGTGTGTGTCCTTTAACAACTTGTTTAATGCTTTGAACAATACCTTGCCATCCTGCTCATTCCGGTTAAGCCCGGCATAATACTGCTCCACATCGGCCTTGTCCCTTGCAGCGTCATAATACGCATTGGCATCGGCGCTGAATCTCTCCAGATTGGCATCCAGCGTTTGCAGCCTGCTTGCTGTGCTTGTATTTTCATTGGAAGTAATTGATGTACCCATCTTTGACATCTCCTTATCAATTAGAAATTAAATGCATCGACGATCTCATAGCCCTGTCCTTTGCCCCTCGGTTTCAGCAGAATTAACCCCAGATACGGTCTGGCTTCAATCTGATTATTAAAAGAAAAGCTGTGAGCCACCAGAACTGTGTTACTGCCCTCTGAAGGAAGGGACTCCAGCAGGCTCACCAGCCGTGCCTTCATCTTCAGTTCGGCATCGTCCGGATTCTCTGTAAACAATGTATCCATATAAGCCAGTGCCTCTTCAACACGGATACTCTGAAAAGCTGCCTTCCCCGTCTCCTGTGTCCGTTGTGTTGGACTGGTTAACACAGGCAGATTAATCTTAATCTTCTGCTCCCTCAGCCAGTTGCCGAGTAATACCGCTTTCTCTTGCCCCTCCGCACTCAAGCCAGGATCACCAAAGTTCTCAGCCGGCTGGGCATGGCGGAAATACAGCACATATCCGCCTTGCTGAAGCCGGTTTACCATTTCTGCAGGCGGTTGCTTAATTCCGGTAACCGTCATATTCATTCTCTAACGCCTCCTTATTCCGCTTCGTTAGAACTCGATTTGCTCTGCAATCTCAGGCAGATCAATGAACGGATTGCGGTTACCCTGCAGCTCATAGATCAGCTGATTTCGGTGCTTCTCATGCAGGCTCACCGGATGCTCTTTATGCCAGCCCAGCAGCAGCTTAACGTCAACGCGCTTGTTCTGATGCTCTATTTTGCCGGGATACCGCATCAGGAAGTACAGTACCGCTCTCGCCGCCTCGCCTTTGCCGCTCTCCGGCTCGAAGCGGTCCATCCCGCTGCGTTTGCCGCAGGCATCGCGGATGGTTTCCTGATCTGCTTCCGGACGATAGTCCGCAAAATCATAATAGGGGATACTGCTTCTGTAGCTGTTGCATTCCTGCTCACAGATGAACAAATGGTGCAGGTCTCCCCGCATGGGAGAGGTGCCGCCAAACCAGGATTGGGGCACAACATGCTCGACATTGAACCCGAATTTCTCATCGATCAGCTCCTGAAACCCGGCTTCCTCGGCCTGGCCGTGAAGGGCAAGGCTCTCCTTGAAATCCTTCCGCAGCTGCTCCGTACGGTAATCCTCCCGGATGAGTTCTTCCGCAGCCAGCTGCTTTCCGGAATACAGGCTGTGCAGACTGCCATCCTCGCGGATATCAACTCCGGAATACAGCTGCGTCCGGCTTGCCGGGTAGGAGAATATACGGTTATGCGTTTGCAGCAGCAGCTGATGCAGCTGGCGGAACACCTGACTTCCCCCGGACTGGAGATCCACACCGCGATAGTAGTTCACGATATCGAATTTATCCTTTTCGGCATCGTAATATCCCCGCTCCTCTTCGAGCCTGAAGCGGTTCAGCTGAAGCTTGAGCAGTGCATGCTCCATCGTGTTTTCCTGCGCCCACACTACCGTTGGAATAGATGGACTCAGACGGTTATCCACTTCAGGACTGCTGTCTTTGTAGATAATCCGCAGCACAAGTGGAACATGGTCTGAGATTCTAGAAGCATAATCAGGCATGCTTTTGTCAAATCTAACGATTCCCGCATCATCCTGCTTCCCGTCAAAGGTGATAACGCCTGCCTTCGTATCCTTGGTAATAATGATGTGGTCGATTAGCGACTTAGGATCCACAATGTAGGAAATATGACCGGCCAGTGCATCGTCAAGGGTTAGCGTAACGACTGAGGGCATGTTCATCACCGGGCTCAGTGACACACTGCCCGCATCATCATTCAGGTCTCCACCCAGCAGAATAGGCAGTTCCTTGAACTCTTCCGTACGCTTCAGATCCTCAATGATCACTGACAATGCCTGAGCAGCAAGCTTGCGCCGCTCGGTGCTTACCGTATCCCGCATGGCTTTCAGATGCACCACGATCATCAGGAACTGAACATCCCGCCCTTCTTCCCTGACCGTACACTTGGCGAATAAAGGCTCCCTCGGAAAAGCAGTTTTCCCGTTGATTTCAGAACGCAGCAACCGGTCATACTTCCGGTTAATATCTTCTCTGAGTTCAACACTAGTTGTTGTCGTATCATACAAGATGGCTAGATCCTGTGCGTCATTCGCATCAAGGTATACGTAGTCCATAGCTGCACCGCGATTCTTCAGCTCTTGTCTCAGCCGGTCCAGCGCGCCGCTCTCCACTTCAACCAGACCAATGGCATCCATGGACATGTCTGCCACCAGATGGGCAACATCCTTAATCCGCTGCTCACTGACGCCGTTGTTGAAGTGCTCAATATTCCAGAATCCGATATCCGCAAACCTTTTATCTCCCTTAAACGAAGGAATTTCAATCTCGGTAAGATCTTTGCCGCTATCCACCAGACCCTCAACATCGAAGAACCCCAGATAGGGTGAAGTGCCTTCAAGCTTCTGCGTTAGCTGCAGGGCAGCGGAATCACCGGTTTGAGCAAGCGCTACAAGTTTGGCAACGATTGCTGAGATCCTTATGCCTTCATTCACTGCCTGCTGCTGATCATCATCTGTATACCAGCCCGCATGGTGCAGAGCGACGAGCTGCCACTGGTTGTTAAACACCGCAGCACCGGAGGAGCCAGGCTCCGTATCGGTCGTATAGTGAATCACTTTTTCATAGACATAGCTGACGGTGTTGTCCTGCAGCGCAATTTCTTTC encodes:
- a CDS encoding endonuclease, whose translation is MFISNESGSKTYALVGKRYAATGKTPLSPDDYRDLVKRRAISILHITPDEQEWQGNEELRRQTEQLIMEKIHRDSNLLPIDFLSKGVERAKAVCRIVTPGGLGTGFLIGRGLVMTNHHVLASAEEAGNSQAEFGYEENGEIIRLNLKPDELFITSPFEDLDFTIVGCETAGIEDVLPVKLLRSPTTITRGEYANIIQHPKGRQKEIALQDNTVSYVYEKVIHYTTDTEPGSSGAAVFNNQWQLVALHHAGWYTDDDQQQAVNEGIRISAIVAKLVALAQTGDSAALQLTQKLEGTSPYLGFFDVEGLVDSGKDLTEIEIPSFKGDKRFADIGFWNIEHFNNGVSEQRIKDVAHLVADMSMDAIGLVEVESGALDRLRQELKNRGAAMDYVYLDANDAQDLAILYDTTTTSVELREDINRKYDRLLRSEINGKTAFPREPLFAKCTVREEGRDVQFLMIVVHLKAMRDTVSTERRKLAAQALSVIIEDLKRTEEFKELPILLGGDLNDDAGSVSLSPVMNMPSVVTLTLDDALAGHISYIVDPKSLIDHIIITKDTKAGVITFDGKQDDAGIVRFDKSMPDYASRISDHVPLVLRIIYKDSSPEVDNRLSPSIPTVVWAQENTMEHALLKLQLNRFRLEEERGYYDAEKDKFDIVNYYRGVDLQSGGSQVFRQLHQLLLQTHNRIFSYPASRTQLYSGVDIREDGSLHSLYSGKQLAAEELIREDYRTEQLRKDFKESLALHGQAEEAGFQELIDEKFGFNVEHVVPQSWFGGTSPMRGDLHHLFICEQECNSYRSSIPYYDFADYRPEADQETIRDACGKRSGMDRFEPESGKGEAARAVLYFLMRYPGKIEHQNKRVDVKLLLGWHKEHPVSLHEKHRNQLIYELQGNRNPFIDLPEIAEQIEF